The following coding sequences lie in one Paenibacillus durus ATCC 35681 genomic window:
- the rfbB gene encoding dTDP-glucose 4,6-dehydratase, producing MKLLITGGAGFIGSNFVIYMLQQHPDYQIVNVDALTYAGNLENLKSVENHPNYTFVKADITDVQAMDALIGQGVDVVVNFAAESHVDRSILEPDVFVKTNVLGTQVLLDAAKKHKVTKFVQVSTDEVYGTLGATGLFTEETPLTPNSPYSASKAGGDLLVRAYHETFGLPVNITRCSNNYGPYQFPEKLIPLMISRALADGALPVYGDGLNIRDWLYVEDHCSAIDLVIHKGVLGEVYNIGGNNERTNVHIVKTILQELGKPESLITYVQDRPGHDRRYGIDPTKIMNELGWKPKHTFETGIKETIQWYLNNKEWWTRIQSGEYQKYAEKQYGSRLGDAL from the coding sequence ATGAAACTGCTCATCACCGGCGGAGCCGGCTTTATCGGAAGCAATTTTGTTATCTATATGCTTCAGCAGCATCCCGATTACCAAATCGTAAATGTGGATGCGCTCACGTATGCAGGCAACTTGGAAAATTTGAAATCGGTCGAAAATCATCCGAATTACACGTTCGTTAAAGCGGATATCACAGACGTTCAGGCGATGGACGCTTTGATTGGCCAAGGTGTCGACGTGGTCGTGAATTTTGCGGCGGAGTCGCATGTGGACCGGAGTATTTTGGAGCCGGATGTGTTTGTGAAGACGAATGTGCTCGGGACTCAGGTGCTGCTGGACGCGGCGAAAAAGCATAAGGTCACCAAGTTTGTACAGGTATCGACCGACGAGGTGTACGGTACGCTTGGGGCGACCGGTCTGTTCACGGAAGAGACGCCGCTGACGCCGAACAGCCCCTATTCCGCCAGCAAGGCGGGCGGGGATTTGCTGGTACGCGCTTATCATGAAACGTTCGGTCTGCCGGTTAATATTACGCGCTGCTCGAATAACTATGGTCCTTACCAGTTTCCAGAGAAGCTCATTCCGCTGATGATCTCCCGCGCTTTGGCTGACGGGGCTCTGCCGGTGTACGGCGATGGCTTAAACATTCGCGATTGGCTCTATGTGGAGGATCATTGCAGCGCGATCGATCTGGTCATTCACAAAGGTGTGCTGGGCGAAGTGTACAACATCGGTGGCAATAATGAGCGGACGAATGTGCATATTGTTAAGACGATTTTACAGGAGCTGGGCAAGCCAGAATCGCTAATTACGTATGTGCAGGACCGTCCGGGGCATGATCGCCGCTACGGTATTGACCCAACGAAGATTATGAACGAGCTGGGCTGGAAGCCGAAGCATACGTTTGAGACGGGGATCAAGGAAACGATCCAATGGTATTTGAATAATAAAGAATGGTGGACCCGCATTCAGTCCGGAGAGTACCAGAAGTATGCTGAAAAACAATACGGCAGCCGCTTGGGGGATGCCCTGTAA
- a CDS encoding EamA family transporter, whose product MNIVYLTLNVLMLVSGQVLFKIGLEKLGGVNLNNAWKAIFNTYIIFGLLLYVLATLVWFVVLSRVPLSIAYPIQSIAYVLGILAAFILFNEPISFMKWMGMIIIVIGVYIISIY is encoded by the coding sequence ATGAACATAGTGTATCTTACTCTAAATGTTCTTATGTTAGTATCTGGACAAGTTTTATTTAAAATTGGATTGGAGAAATTAGGTGGAGTTAACCTGAATAATGCTTGGAAGGCTATTTTTAATACTTATATTATATTTGGTCTTTTATTATATGTTTTGGCTACTTTAGTTTGGTTTGTTGTTCTTTCTCGAGTGCCCTTAAGCATAGCTTATCCAATTCAAAGTATTGCTTATGTTTTGGGGATTTTAGCTGCTTTCATATTATTTAATGAGCCAATATCATTTATGAAATGGATGGGTATGATTATTATAGTTATTGGGGTGTACATAATTTCTATTTATTAA
- a CDS encoding DUF2304 domain-containing protein: protein MFPFKLQITLIVLSILLLFLLINMIKKYELQLRYALLWIFLVFLMLIVSIFPGIAFYFTQAFGFETPSNFVFLLGILSALIIIFSLTVSISNLANKLRQISQEVGLLKNEIEKMKKN from the coding sequence ATGTTTCCATTTAAACTTCAAATAACTTTAATAGTTTTATCCATTTTACTTTTGTTTCTATTAATAAATATGATAAAAAAATATGAGCTCCAACTTCGTTATGCATTACTTTGGATTTTTTTGGTTTTTTTGATGTTAATAGTGTCTATTTTTCCCGGAATAGCATTTTATTTTACCCAAGCCTTCGGCTTTGAGACACCTTCAAACTTTGTATTTCTGTTAGGTATACTAAGCGCTCTTATAATAATTTTCAGCCTTACTGTATCAATTTCTAATTTAGCAAATAAATTAAGACAGATATCGCAGGAAGTAGGATTATTAAAAAATGAAATTGAGAAAATGAAGAAGAACTAA